Within the Thermostichus lividus PCC 6715 genome, the region CGGCAACCCACTTTGGAGATGTTGCCACGGTAAAACCTTATCCTGCGGCCAATCAGCCCAGATATAGTCATCCAGCTCAGGAAGCTGCCCCTGCAACTCCTTAAAGCTGCGTCGATAGCTGCCCAAAGACGTGCCATAATGGCGAACGCGCTCTAGCAACGGTGCCAAGCGGCGATCGCCCCGGGAGAGCAAGGCTTGAATGAGGGAATCATTATAGGACTCTGGACGAAACTCCACCCCTAGCTTCCCCAGTTCTTTTTTGAGAAACTTAAGACGTTTCTCCGCCAAGGGTTGTACCCCGTACCACTGGAACGGTGTTTGCGCTTTGGGAACAAAGGTACTACAGCCAAGGGTGAAGCGTAAGCGCGGCGCTGTTTTCTTGAGGGTTTGAAATAAAGCCACCGTGGCCTCAACATCGGCAGTGGTTTCTGTGGGTAACCCCACCATGCCGTAGAATTTGAGCGCCCTGAGTCCTCCCGCTTGAGCGTGGGTGGCAGCTGCGAGGATTTCCTCAGTCTCGAGTTTCTTGTTAATCACGTGCCGCAGACGGGCAGACCCCGTTTCAATCGCAATGGTCAGGGAATGGGTACCCCGCTGGCTCAGCAGTTGCGCCAATGCTTCTGTTACCGTATTTGTGCGTACCGATGCAATACTCAGACGCACCTGTGCAAATTGGGGCTGGCTTAGGTAGTCCATCAAGGCAACAAATTCTGGATGTTGGGTCACAGAGGCACCCAGCAGGCCAATGCGATCGGTCACTGCCAAGCCGCGCTCAATCGCCGGAATCAGCGTCTCGATACTGGGGGTGCGAAAGGGTAAGGTGAGATAGCTTGCCAAGCAAAAGCGACACAGTTCTGGGCAACTGCGCACCACCTCCACCATGTAAATGCTCTCCCACGCTGCAAGAGGGGTCACCACAGTCGAAGCGGCTAAGGTGTGTCCCCGATGGACTTGTTTTTGCACCACTCTCGGCACAGAGGGCTGGGTGGGTTCAATCCCGTTGATGTCACCACTGGGGCTGGTATAGGTAACGGTGTAAAGGCTGGGAACATAGAGGCCGGGAACCTGAGCAAGACGGTGTAACTGCGTCTGGCGAGGTGCGCTTCGTTCGTGGGCAACGGTGGTCAAAAACGGCTCTAACAGGGGTTCGGCATCCCCTAGGAGAATCACATCAAAAAAGTCGGCAAAGGGTTCAGGATTTGCCGTTAGCACTGGCCCGCCGCCAAAGATAAGGGGATGCCCCTCGTGGCGATCGCGCTGCCAAATAGGAATGTTTAACTGCTCTAGAAGCGCCAACAGATTTGCATAATCCAGTTCCCACGAGAGAGAAAACCCCACCAACTCTGGATGCCGGGGGAGGGGTTCGTGCACATCGGTAAATAGGCGGCTGACGGCAACATCTCGGCGGCGGGCTAAGGTGGCCCACACCAGCTGATAGCCCAAGCTAGTAATGCCAACACTGTAGGTGTTGGGAAAGCCATAAATCACCTGTAATGCATCACTGTTGGGGTGTGCTGGCTCAAAAAGGTACGTTTCCGCAGTGAAGGGATGGTTCACAGGCGCTAGGCAGACCCCCGCTTACGCGAGGCCGTTTTTGTTGTTTTTGTTGTTTTAGGTGCACTTTTAGTTTTTCGGGTTTTCCCGGCTGCGCCAGTTGCACTCCCCCTTTGCCGCGAGGTCTTTTGCGGTGCCTTAGCGGCAAGCAGTGGCAGGGCTTGCTCAAGGGTTATGGTCTCAACACTCACACCATCGGGCAACGCGGCATTGACTTTACCGTGGTTGACGTAAGGGCCGTAGGGACCATCAAAAATTTGCACGGGCTCATCGGTTTCAGGGTGGTTGCCTAACACCGCAAGAACTTGCTTTTTGGCGCGGCCACGGGTTGACTTTGGCATCGCCAGTAGTTCCAGCGCCCGCTCAAGGGTAATGGTATAGACGCTATCTTCGGCTTTGAGGGAGCGGTACTCTTTCTCGCCATCGGGGTCTAGCACAATGTAAGGGCCAAATCGCCCCTGATTCGCTTGAATAAGCTTGCCGGAGTCTGGATGTACCCCAAGGGTGCGCGGTAATGATAAAAGGGTCACTGCCAAATCGAGGGTCACTTCATCGGGGCTAACCCCTTTAGGCAATGAGGCGCGCTTGGGCTTGGGGTTCTCGGCGGTAGCTTCCCCCAGTTGTACGTAGGGGCCAAATCGCCCTGTGAGCAAAAAGATGGGTTCGCCTGTCTCTGGGTGTACCCCCAGCTTATCGGGGCCTTCGAGCTTTTGGCGGATCAGTTGCTCGATTTGTTCACGATTCAGACTTCCGGGGGTTGCATCTTGGGGAAGGGAGGCTTTGATGGGTTCGCTACCATTGCCATTTTGGTAAACAATAAACGGTCCAAACCGACCCACCACCACCTCAGCGTTCAGTTCCGGCAGGGCGATCGCTCGGGCTTCTGTCGCTTCAATGGTGCGCTCGCGCTCTTTGACCTGCTGCTCTAGACCCTGCTCCCCCAAATAGAACGATTCTAGGTAGGGCAGCCACTCTACCTCGCCGGTAGAAATATCGTCAAGGGTTTGCTCCATCCGGGCAGTAAAGTTTATATCCACTAAGTCGGGGAAGTATTTTTCAAGGAGGCTGGTAACCGCAAAAGCCGTAAAGGTTGGCTCAAGTGCATTGCCCCGACGCAGGGCATACTCTCGGTCTTGGATGGTGCTAATGATGGTCGCATAGGTGCTGGGGCGGCCAATTCCTGCTTGTTCTAGAGCTTTGACTAAGCTGGCCTCGGTGTAGCGTGGCGGAGGCTGCGTTTCGTGCCCCACACTTTCGAGGGTTTGACAGCGCAGAATCTCTCCCACCTGCATCAGCGGCAGAACCACTTCTTGGCTTTCGAGGGCAGCATCGGGGTCATCGGAGCCTTCGACGTAGGCACGGAAAAAGCCCGCAAAATCAATCCGTTTGCCGTGGGCCCGGAAGAGGGCATCGCCAGCAGTAATGGACACCGTTAAGAGAGTGAGGCGGGCATCGGCCATTTGGGTGGCAACGGTGCGCTTCCAAATCAGTTCGTAGAGGTCTAGTTCGCGATCCCGCAGGTTTGTTTCTTGGGGGGTGCGGAACTGGCTGCCAGCAGGGCGAATGGCTTCGTGGGCTTCTTGGGCACCCTTGGTTTTGGTGGTGTACTGCCTGGGCTGGGGGGAAAGAAAGGCTTTACCGTACATGGTTTCAACACAACTGCGGGCAGCGGCGATCGCCTGCTCCGACAGATGCACCGAGTCGGTACGCATATAGGTGATATAGCCCTCCTCGTAAAGCTTTTGGGCAATCCGCATTGTCTCGCGCGCTGAAAGGTGCAGCTTGCGGTTGGCCTCCTGTTGCAGCGTAGAGGTGGTAAAAGGGGGAGCAGGTTTGCGGACTTGTTGGCGCTCTTCCTGTTCGCTAACCGTCCAGGTTTCCGTCAAGAGGCGATCGCGCAGGGCATTAGCCGCAGCCTCATCCAGCAGCAGGACAGCGTTGGGATGACGCAGTTGCCCAGTGGCCGGATCAAAATCATTGCCCGCAGCCACCCGCTGCCCACCCACACTCACAAGCCGCGCTGGAAATAGGGTTCCCCGCTGATCAAGAACCGCCTTGAGATCCCAAAACTGACCTTTACGAAAGGCTAGGCGCTCCCGCTCCCGCTGCACGAGTAGGCGCACCGCCACAGACTGTACCCGCCCCGCCGACAGATGGGGGGCAATTTTGCGCCACAGCAGGGGGGATAGGGTGTACCCCACTAGGCGATCTAGAATTCGCCGCGTTTCTTGGGCGCGCACGAGTTGCTGGTTCACCTCGCGGCAATTGCGGAGGGCAGCTTGAATCGCCTCATCGGTAATCTCGTGAAAGACCATGCGCCGTACGGGCACCTTAGGGTTGAGAAGTTGCAGTAGGTGCCAACTAATACTTTCCCCTTCGCGGTCTTCATCAGTTGCTAGGAGTAACTCATCGGCGTTCTCAAGGGCTGTTTTTAGTTCCTTAACAACTTTTTGCTTATCCTTAGGGACAATGTACAGTGGCTCAAAGCCTGCGGCCACATTCACGCCCAAGGTCGCCCACTCTTCCCCCTTAAATTCTGCGGGTACATCGGCAGCACTGCGGGGAAGATCCCGAACGTGTCCCATGGAGGCTTCAACGCGATAGTCCGCGGGCAAGAACTTGCGAATAGTACGGGCTTTGGTGGGCGATTCAACAATAACAAGGGTGGACATGGCAAACGCTGCGGAATAGGCTCTCAAGCACACTCAAGTATAGGACAGGGCATTATATTTGAGTGATGTTATCTCACCCTATCATGGGGAGCAAAGGGGCAAGACCTTGATCCATAACTTAGCGTACCCTAGCTGTCTATTGTTGTCTTTTGTTGTCTGTACGGCTGGAATTAAGGCACTAGAAATGGCAGGCAACCTAGCAGGACTACCTAACCACGGGGTTGGAGTTGCCGATGGGGAGTTAGCCCCAGGTCAGTTGGCTGGCATCTAACATGGAACATAGAGGTTGTCCTAAGGATAATGCC harbors:
- the topA gene encoding type I DNA topoisomerase — its product is MSTLVIVESPTKARTIRKFLPADYRVEASMGHVRDLPRSAADVPAEFKGEEWATLGVNVAAGFEPLYIVPKDKQKVVKELKTALENADELLLATDEDREGESISWHLLQLLNPKVPVRRMVFHEITDEAIQAALRNCREVNQQLVRAQETRRILDRLVGYTLSPLLWRKIAPHLSAGRVQSVAVRLLVQRERERLAFRKGQFWDLKAVLDQRGTLFPARLVSVGGQRVAAGNDFDPATGQLRHPNAVLLLDEAAANALRDRLLTETWTVSEQEERQQVRKPAPPFTTSTLQQEANRKLHLSARETMRIAQKLYEEGYITYMRTDSVHLSEQAIAAARSCVETMYGKAFLSPQPRQYTTKTKGAQEAHEAIRPAGSQFRTPQETNLRDRELDLYELIWKRTVATQMADARLTLLTVSITAGDALFRAHGKRIDFAGFFRAYVEGSDDPDAALESQEVVLPLMQVGEILRCQTLESVGHETQPPPRYTEASLVKALEQAGIGRPSTYATIISTIQDREYALRRGNALEPTFTAFAVTSLLEKYFPDLVDINFTARMEQTLDDISTGEVEWLPYLESFYLGEQGLEQQVKERERTIEATEARAIALPELNAEVVVGRFGPFIVYQNGNGSEPIKASLPQDATPGSLNREQIEQLIRQKLEGPDKLGVHPETGEPIFLLTGRFGPYVQLGEATAENPKPKRASLPKGVSPDEVTLDLAVTLLSLPRTLGVHPDSGKLIQANQGRFGPYIVLDPDGEKEYRSLKAEDSVYTITLERALELLAMPKSTRGRAKKQVLAVLGNHPETDEPVQIFDGPYGPYVNHGKVNAALPDGVSVETITLEQALPLLAAKAPQKTSRQRGSATGAAGKTRKTKSAPKTTKTTKTASRKRGSA
- a CDS encoding B12-binding domain-containing radical SAM protein codes for the protein MNHPFTAETYLFEPAHPNSDALQVIYGFPNTYSVGITSLGYQLVWATLARRRDVAVSRLFTDVHEPLPRHPELVGFSLSWELDYANLLALLEQLNIPIWQRDRHEGHPLIFGGGPVLTANPEPFADFFDVILLGDAEPLLEPFLTTVAHERSAPRQTQLHRLAQVPGLYVPSLYTVTYTSPSGDINGIEPTQPSVPRVVQKQVHRGHTLAASTVVTPLAAWESIYMVEVVRSCPELCRFCLASYLTLPFRTPSIETLIPAIERGLAVTDRIGLLGASVTQHPEFVALMDYLSQPQFAQVRLSIASVRTNTVTEALAQLLSQRGTHSLTIAIETGSARLRHVINKKLETEEILAAATHAQAGGLRALKFYGMVGLPTETTADVEATVALFQTLKKTAPRLRFTLGCSTFVPKAQTPFQWYGVQPLAEKRLKFLKKELGKLGVEFRPESYNDSLIQALLSRGDRRLAPLLERVRHYGTSLGSYRRSFKELQGQLPELDDYIWADWPQDKVLPWQHLQSGLPANTLAKHAAVALQVS